The Capsicum annuum cultivar UCD-10X-F1 chromosome 1, UCD10Xv1.1, whole genome shotgun sequence sequence ACTATCAATACACAAAGAGAAAAACATAATCAGGCTTCTATTGGAAAGTTGTTGAACTTATTTGGCTTAGATAATTCAGTTAAGCAACATTTGACCTTGTCGTCATTCTTTTCTGTGCTCTTATGTCTTCAAGTCCTTGTTGGGTCACAACTTTCTGTCCTTTCTATTTCACACCTGAGGTTGATTTGTGATGTCCAAGATTTTCAGTCACTATGGAGGAGTTCATAGGCATTTCTGGCtgacaaaaataaaagagaacaaaTTTAACTAAAGACTTGAAAAAGGTTTACTTTGAACTAGacaaatataatcaagaaattttaACTTACATTGAGGATTTTAAAACCATTCTCTGTATGAAGCACCCCCATTCTAACCATTCTAGGTCTTTTATAAGCTGTCCCTCTACCTTTGTTAGTACCACTGACACCATCTCCTCTTGCTGTACCAACACAATCAACAACAGCAACATTAACTCCTTTACCTCTACCAACTTGACCAACAACTGTAGCACCAGCTCCTCTACCTCTACCAGCTCCACCAATAACTGCAGTACCAACTCCTCTACTCTATCAGCTCCACCACCAACTGCAGTATTAGCTCCTCTACCTCTACCAGTAGCACTATTAACAACATAAGTTGCAGTCCCTTTTCCTCTATCAACACCAATAGTACCAGCAGTTGCTGCAGGTGATACTCTCCCTCTATCAGTAGCAGCAGCTGCTACTGCTGCTGCAACAACCtaacatataataaaaaatataatgagagaaaaaagtgaaagaaaataaaagagaattaaaaTCCTATTAAATTACAAGTCAAATGTTACCTTTGTATAACCTTTTGGTCTTCCTCTTCCTCTACTTGTGCTTGGTGCTGTAGAAGAAGAACCCACACTAGTTCTAGTTAAACTTGAATTCAATGGACAACTCCTTTTATTATGACCCTTGTTGTGACATGTGCTGCAAGTCATCTCAACTCTCCTTTTTGACAACTTTCAAGTCCTGTTTTcattctgctttttttttttctagatttactGGGTCTATCTGGAAGATTTCTTATTGTAGGTGGTATAACAGAAAGATTGATTGACTTGGGTCACATTTTCATACCAGTCACAGGCTGAATGAAGTAACTATAGGTCTTGAGGTAAGTTTCATTAGTAGACCAATCTGCAACATAGTTAATGGGTTTTAGCCTTCTAAAGTGTAGTGCAGCTATGGTATGACAACAATGTATACCTTTTAACATCCAAGACCTAAATGTACAAGTATTATCCCTCAAATTCACTATAAAAGTATTTCTCCATCTATCCTTAACCTCAAAACCAAATTCACCATTCCACTCAAGAGTACACTTGATTGATTTTAATATGTTATCTTGCAACACTTTAGTGCTATAGGAGaaatatcagttatccatgtttCAGAAAAGTGTCTCAACAGTCCTATTCTTTTTATCATCTTAACCTTTATTTCCTCAAGCATTGATATGATAGTATTGTATTTTGCCTCTAATATCCATAAATTGAAGCTTTCAGCCATGTTGTTGTCAACACTATCACATCAGTTATGATATTTAAAGTAAACCTTAGACCACCTTTCTATGTTGTACAACAGAAGATCTTCATAAATTTTATCTCCTAACATCTTCATTTGATCTAAATTTCTTCTTAATTCTTGCTCATATGTAAATTTAGCACACTTCGAAaaacaatttcttttttcaatacCTCTCCAATCCTTAGACCAGTTGGCTAGAACATGTCTAACACACATTCTTTGTTCTGTATTCAGCAGTAAATCTAAAATTGTACTGTCAAGATCcttgaacaaaataaaatatattagttgGCATAAGTATAAAAcaggtgaaaataaaaaaaatca is a genomic window containing:
- the LOC124886365 gene encoding uncharacterized protein LOC124886365 — translated: MTCSTCHNKGHNKRSCPLNSSLTRTSVGSSSTAPSTSRGRGRPKGYTKVVAAAVAAAATDRGRVSPAATAGTIGVDRGKGTATYVVNSATGRGRGANTAVGGGADRVEELVLQLLVELVEVEELVLQLLVKLVEVKELMLLLLIVLVQQEEMVSVVLTKVEGQLIKDLEWLEWGCFIQRMVLKSSM